Genomic segment of Streptomyces brevispora:
GCCACCGTCGTCGCCATGCTCGCGCTCGACTGGCGGCTCACCGTCGTCTCGATGGTGCTGCTGCCGGTCTTCGTCTGGATCAGCCGCCGGGTCGGCCGTGAGCGCAAGAAGATCACCACCCAGCGGCAGAAGCAGATGGCCGCGATGGCGGCCACGGTCACCGAATCGCTCTCCGTCAGCGGCATCCTGCTCGGCCGCACCATGGGCCGGTCGGATTCGCTCACCAAGGGATTCGCCGAGGAGTCCGAGCGTCTGGTCGACCTCGAAGTGCGCTCCAGCATGGCCGGACGCTGGCGGATGTCGACGATCGGTATCGTCATGGCCGCCATGCCCGCCTTCATCTACTGGGCCGCGGGCCTCACCCTGCAGTCCGGCGGACCCACTGTCTCCATCGGTACGATCGTCGCCTTCGTCTCGCTCCAGCAGGGCCTCTTCCGGCCCGCCGTGAGCCTGCTCTCCACCGGAGTGCAGATGCAGACGTCTCTCGCCCTCTTCCAGCGGATCTTCGAATACCTCGACCTCACGGTGGACATCACGGAGCCGGAGAACCCGGTCCGGCTGGGGAAGATCCGCGGCGAGATCCGCTTCGAGAACGTCGACTTCAGCTACGACGAGAAGAGCGGTCCCACCCTCAGTGGCGTCGACGTGGCCGTGCCCGCGGGCGGCAGCCTGGCGGTCGTGGGCCCCACCGGATCCGGAAAGTCCACCCTCAGCTATCTGGTGCCGCGGCTGTACGACGTCTCCGGTGGACGCGTCACGCTCGACGGCGTGGATGTGCGTGATCTGGATTTCGACACCCTCGCCAGGGCCATCGGGGTGGTCTCCCAGGAGACGTACCTCTTCCACGCCTCCGTTGCCGAGAACCTGCGCTTCGCCAAGCCCGAGGCCACCGACGCGGAGATCGAGGCAGCGGCCCGCGCGGCACAGATCCATGACCACATCGCCTCGCTGCCCTACGGCTACGACACCCTTGTCGGTGAACGCGGCTACCGG
This window contains:
- a CDS encoding ABC transporter ATP-binding protein codes for the protein MKPDEPTWTPPPPDAEQPPAELRRILRLFHPYRGRLAVVGLLVGASSLVSVASPFLLREILDTAIPQGRTGLLSLLALGMILTAVMNSVFGVLQTLISTTVGQRVMHDLRTAVYTQLQRMPLAFFTKTRTGEVQSRIANDIGGMQATVTSTATSLVSNFTAVIATVVAMLALDWRLTVVSMVLLPVFVWISRRVGRERKKITTQRQKQMAAMAATVTESLSVSGILLGRTMGRSDSLTKGFAEESERLVDLEVRSSMAGRWRMSTIGIVMAAMPAFIYWAAGLTLQSGGPTVSIGTIVAFVSLQQGLFRPAVSLLSTGVQMQTSLALFQRIFEYLDLTVDITEPENPVRLGKIRGEIRFENVDFSYDEKSGPTLSGVDVAVPAGGSLAVVGPTGSGKSTLSYLVPRLYDVSGGRVTLDGVDVRDLDFDTLARAIGVVSQETYLFHASVAENLRFAKPEATDAEIEAAARAAQIHDHIASLPYGYDTLVGERGYRFSGGEKQRLAIARTILRDPPVLILDEATSALDTRTEFAVQEAIDALSAGRTTLTIAHRLSTVRDADQIVVLDGGRTAERGTHEELLAQDGRYAALVRRDTQLAYTAG